The Arthrobacter russicus genome has a segment encoding these proteins:
- a CDS encoding ABC transporter substrate-binding protein, giving the protein MKFSPRPAAQRRRAPGKLKAAAAALAVLALALTGCSASAGGKTDIVVAIVANPQMNDAISLQDDFRKAYPDVNVKFVSLPENEARAKITASVATGGGEFDVVMISNYETEMWAKNGWISNLQPYADKTPGYDPDDFIPTIKDALSYQDNLYSVPFYGESSFVAYRKDLFDKAGLTMPANPTWDDIKVFAAKLDDKKNDFAGVCLRGLAGWGEVMAPLDTMINTYGGQWFDQDWNAKLDSPQVKSAVNDYVSLLNAYGQPGAATSGYGDCITRYSQGKAAMWYDATAMVSSVEDPKSSKVAGQTAYAPAPVKNTASAGWLYSWSLAIPNTSKNKDAAWDFISWMTNKDYIKLVGNRIGWERVPPGSRLSTYQIPEYAKVAQAYAAPTLNAMNNASQENSMVQQVPYPGLQFVGIPEFQDLGTQVAQQISAAIAGQKSVEDALEQAQQYAQVVGESYQTGVGK; this is encoded by the coding sequence ATGAAGTTCTCCCCCCGCCCGGCAGCGCAACGCCGTCGCGCCCCCGGCAAGCTCAAGGCCGCGGCAGCCGCCTTGGCAGTCCTCGCGTTGGCCTTGACCGGCTGTTCTGCGAGCGCGGGCGGGAAGACCGACATTGTGGTGGCAATCGTCGCCAATCCCCAGATGAACGATGCGATCTCACTGCAGGACGACTTCCGCAAGGCCTATCCGGACGTGAACGTGAAGTTCGTTTCGCTGCCGGAAAACGAGGCCCGGGCAAAAATCACCGCCTCGGTGGCAACCGGCGGCGGCGAGTTCGACGTCGTGATGATCTCGAACTACGAAACCGAAATGTGGGCCAAAAACGGCTGGATCAGCAACCTCCAGCCTTACGCGGACAAGACTCCGGGCTATGACCCGGATGATTTCATCCCCACGATCAAGGACGCGCTGAGCTACCAGGACAACCTCTACTCGGTCCCGTTCTACGGCGAGTCCTCCTTCGTGGCCTACCGCAAGGACCTCTTCGACAAAGCCGGACTGACCATGCCGGCCAATCCCACCTGGGACGACATCAAAGTGTTCGCGGCGAAGCTCGACGACAAGAAAAACGACTTCGCCGGCGTCTGCCTGCGTGGGCTGGCCGGATGGGGCGAGGTGATGGCGCCCCTGGACACCATGATCAACACTTACGGCGGCCAGTGGTTCGATCAGGATTGGAACGCCAAGCTCGATTCCCCGCAGGTGAAATCCGCAGTCAACGACTACGTTTCACTGCTGAACGCCTACGGACAACCGGGCGCGGCGACCAGCGGTTACGGCGACTGCATCACCCGGTACAGCCAGGGCAAGGCCGCCATGTGGTACGACGCCACAGCCATGGTGTCCTCGGTGGAGGACCCGAAGTCCTCCAAAGTCGCCGGGCAGACCGCTTACGCCCCGGCTCCGGTCAAGAACACCGCTTCCGCTGGCTGGCTGTACAGCTGGTCGCTGGCAATCCCGAACACTTCGAAAAACAAAGACGCCGCCTGGGACTTCATCTCCTGGATGACGAACAAGGACTACATCAAACTGGTCGGCAACCGGATCGGCTGGGAACGGGTGCCGCCAGGCAGCCGTCTGTCCACCTACCAGATTCCGGAATATGCGAAAGTCGCCCAAGCCTACGCAGCACCCACACTCAATGCGATGAACAACGCCTCGCAGGAAAACTCCATGGTGCAGCAAGTGCCCTACCCCGGTCTCCAGTTCGTGGGGATTCCGGAATTCCAGGACCTGGGCACCCAGGTCGCGCAACAGATCTCCGCCGCGATCGCCGGCCAGAAGAGCGTCGAAGACGCCCTGGAACAGGCTCAGCAATACGCCCAAGTGGTCGGCGAGTCCTACCAAACAGGAGTTGGAAAATGA
- a CDS encoding carbohydrate ABC transporter permease has translation MTTAVRDRSARHGAARAGKPDESGFEYSKAEAWRRRAPLLPALVFTIVVTQIPFLLTIWYSLRNWNLLRPDSDQFVFLKNYADIFLNSTFRGAAFNSILITLGCVFVAMILGIFLAILLDRSFRGRSVVRTLLITPFLIMPAASATLWSVSMLNPSFGLVNWVTSLVGIPAVDWTSKYPVVSILIALVWQWTPFMMLLVLAGLQAQPKDVLEAAQIDGAGWWKTFAFVTLPQLRRYIELGVLLGAIYVVNTFDQIYLMTAGGPGTASANLPFYIYQRAFLGFDIGQSAAMGVVTVIATIVIATFALRLIFRSFETKDAL, from the coding sequence ATGACGACGGCGGTCAGGGACCGGTCCGCACGGCACGGCGCGGCCCGAGCAGGCAAACCGGACGAGTCCGGCTTCGAGTATTCCAAAGCCGAAGCCTGGCGGCGGCGGGCGCCCTTGCTGCCGGCTCTGGTGTTCACCATCGTGGTCACCCAGATCCCGTTCCTGCTGACCATTTGGTATTCGCTGCGCAACTGGAACCTGCTCCGCCCGGACAGCGATCAGTTCGTCTTCCTGAAGAACTACGCCGACATCTTTTTGAACTCGACCTTCCGCGGCGCCGCGTTCAACTCGATCCTGATCACCCTGGGCTGCGTCTTCGTCGCAATGATCCTGGGCATCTTCTTGGCGATCCTGCTGGACCGCAGCTTCCGCGGCCGTTCCGTCGTCCGAACCTTGCTGATCACCCCGTTCCTGATCATGCCGGCGGCCTCGGCCACACTGTGGAGCGTCTCGATGCTCAACCCGAGCTTCGGCCTGGTCAACTGGGTCACCTCCCTGGTCGGCATTCCGGCGGTTGACTGGACGTCGAAATACCCGGTGGTATCGATCCTGATCGCCCTGGTCTGGCAGTGGACGCCGTTCATGATGCTCCTGGTGCTCGCCGGCTTGCAGGCGCAGCCGAAAGACGTGCTCGAGGCCGCCCAGATCGACGGTGCCGGCTGGTGGAAGACGTTCGCCTTCGTGACCTTGCCGCAGTTGCGCCGCTACATCGAACTCGGCGTGCTGCTCGGCGCGATCTACGTGGTCAACACCTTCGACCAGATCTATCTGATGACCGCCGGGGGTCCGGGCACAGCCAGTGCCAATCTGCCTTTCTACATCTATCAGCGGGCCTTCCTCGGCTTCGACATCGGCCAGTCCGCAGCCATGGGCGTCGTGACCGTGATCGCCACAATCGTCATCGCAACCTTCGCCCTGCGACTGATCTTCCGCAGCTTCGAGACCAAGGACGCACTATGA
- a CDS encoding carbohydrate ABC transporter permease, with protein MTAMLRTGQSIDRADGARARRKKVGASALTTLTWLIALIFFAPVLWMVLTAFKQESDAASSPPKFVFEPTLDQFGAVLNAGAGSYFLNSLLATGVSTVLVLLLAVPAAYALSIRPVKKTQDVLFFFISTKMLPVVAVIMPIYVIAGQLKVLDSVGTLIVLYTSMNLPIAVWMMRSFFQEVPAEVLEAAQMDGAGLLKTMRTILVPMVAPGLAATALICVIFAWNEFFFALNLTAANAATVPVFLVSQMTSEGLFLAKLSAASVLASLPVVIAGWLAQKQLVRGLSMGAVK; from the coding sequence ATGACCGCCATGCTCCGCACCGGCCAGTCGATCGACCGCGCGGACGGCGCCCGGGCCCGCCGGAAGAAAGTCGGCGCCTCGGCCTTGACCACGCTGACCTGGCTGATTGCCTTGATCTTCTTCGCGCCGGTGCTCTGGATGGTGCTGACCGCGTTCAAGCAGGAATCCGATGCCGCCTCCAGCCCGCCGAAGTTCGTCTTCGAACCCACCTTGGACCAATTCGGTGCGGTATTGAACGCCGGCGCCGGAAGCTACTTCCTGAACTCGTTGCTTGCCACCGGCGTCTCCACGGTGTTGGTGCTCCTGCTCGCGGTGCCGGCGGCTTACGCCTTGAGCATCCGCCCGGTGAAAAAGACCCAGGACGTACTGTTCTTCTTCATTTCCACCAAGATGTTGCCCGTGGTCGCGGTGATCATGCCGATCTACGTGATCGCCGGGCAGCTGAAAGTCTTGGACAGCGTCGGCACGCTGATCGTGCTCTACACCTCGATGAACCTGCCCATCGCGGTCTGGATGATGCGTTCGTTCTTCCAGGAAGTGCCGGCAGAAGTCCTCGAGGCCGCCCAGATGGACGGTGCCGGACTGCTCAAGACGATGCGGACCATCCTGGTTCCGATGGTTGCTCCAGGCTTGGCGGCAACCGCATTGATCTGTGTGATTTTCGCCTGGAACGAGTTCTTCTTCGCCCTCAACCTGACCGCGGCCAATGCCGCCACGGTACCGGTTTTCCTGGTCTCGCAGATGACCAGCGAAGGGTTGTTCCTGGCGAAGCTTTCGGCCGCCTCGGTACTCGCCTCGCTGCCCGTGGTGATCGCCGGCTGGCTGGCGCAGAAACAATTGGTCCGCGGGCTTTCCATGGGCGCGGTCAAATAG
- a CDS encoding metal-sensitive transcriptional regulator, giving the protein MSHGYSEEKQAYLRRLRRVEGQVRGIAKMVEEDKYCIDILTQMAAVNKALHAVSIGLLQEHIDHCVVGAAEESARTGNPEIVKDKVQEATDAISRLLRS; this is encoded by the coding sequence ATGTCACACGGCTACAGCGAAGAAAAACAGGCCTATTTGCGACGGCTCCGTCGCGTCGAGGGCCAAGTCCGCGGCATCGCCAAGATGGTCGAGGAAGACAAATACTGCATTGACATCCTGACCCAGATGGCCGCAGTCAACAAAGCCCTGCACGCGGTGAGCATCGGCTTGCTGCAGGAGCACATCGACCACTGCGTCGTCGGCGCTGCCGAAGAATCCGCCCGGACCGGCAACCCGGAAATCGTCAAAGACAAAGTCCAAGAAGCCACCGACGCGATTTCGCGTCTGCTGAGGAGCTAA
- a CDS encoding heavy-metal-associated domain-containing protein, protein MSNHTTTVSISGMTCGHCVNSVTEELSSIAGVENVDVELNAGGISTATISSSSELSDAEVGEAVAEAGYLVVADRA, encoded by the coding sequence ATGAGCAATCACACCACCACCGTTTCCATTTCCGGGATGACCTGCGGGCACTGCGTCAATTCGGTCACCGAGGAGCTCAGCTCGATCGCCGGCGTGGAAAACGTCGACGTCGAGTTGAACGCCGGCGGCATCTCCACAGCCACGATCAGCTCCTCGAGCGAGCTCAGTGACGCCGAAGTCGGCGAAGCCGTCGCCGAAGCGGGATACTTGGTCGTCGCCGACCGGGCCTGA
- a CDS encoding heavy metal translocating P-type ATPase, which translates to MKSPSTSERFVDLDIQGMTCASCVARVEKKLNRIDGVQAVVNLPLESARVQVPAGISDAELLAAVEATGYRATVQAARPDRGEPTPHSGAAELLPRLLVAGILTLPVFLISMLPVLQFAHWGWVVAALSLPVVSYSAWGFHKAAVANARHLASTMDTLVSIGVSAAYLFSLGELLANPALTAHAGMEMAGAGHPALYFEVAAVVTTFLLLGRYLEARSKAKAGDALMALLNLGAKHATVLRHGEEFKIPAEQLAVGEVFVVRPGEKLPADGEVLEGHSAIDTSLVTGESVPVEVAPGDPVTGATINASGRILVRATRVGSETTLAQMGRLVSQAQSSKAPIARLADRISSVFVPVVLGIAVLTFALWWILSGDLQAAFTAAVAVLVIACPCALGLATPVALLAGTGRGAQLGILIKGPQVLEDTRTVDTIVLDKTGTVTSGQLAVSAVEPAAGMDREQLLALAGALEQGSEHPVAKAIIAAAAGPLNPVTDFQATAGGGIRGAVAGRAVLAGTADFLKRNGVAAGAPSQAVGTQFQVAVGGVFAGTIVLADSVKPGSAAAIEKLRALGLRPLLLTGDNAGSAAEVAAAVGIPAVDVHAGVRPEGKVAVVRGLQAGGATVAMAGDGVNDAAALAQADLGIAMGSGTDVAIEAADLTVMGNDLAQVATAIGLSRATLRTIKVNLFWAFAYNTLGIPVAALGLLNPMIAGIAMAASSVLVVANSLRLRSFGR; encoded by the coding sequence ATGAAATCCCCCAGCACTTCAGAGCGGTTCGTCGACCTGGACATCCAGGGGATGACCTGCGCCTCCTGCGTCGCCCGGGTGGAGAAGAAACTCAACCGGATCGACGGCGTACAAGCGGTGGTGAACCTGCCCCTGGAGTCGGCCCGGGTGCAGGTGCCGGCGGGAATCAGCGACGCCGAGCTGCTGGCCGCGGTCGAAGCCACCGGCTACCGCGCCACCGTGCAGGCCGCGCGTCCGGACCGCGGGGAGCCGACCCCGCATTCCGGCGCCGCCGAGCTGCTGCCCCGGCTGCTGGTTGCCGGAATACTGACCCTGCCGGTATTCCTGATCTCGATGCTTCCGGTTTTGCAGTTCGCCCATTGGGGCTGGGTAGTGGCCGCCCTGTCCTTGCCCGTGGTGAGCTATTCCGCCTGGGGGTTCCACAAGGCCGCGGTGGCCAATGCCCGGCACCTCGCGTCGACCATGGACACCTTGGTCTCGATCGGGGTGAGCGCCGCCTACCTGTTCTCGCTCGGCGAGCTGCTGGCGAATCCGGCCCTCACCGCGCATGCCGGCATGGAGATGGCCGGCGCCGGGCACCCGGCGCTCTACTTCGAAGTCGCGGCGGTGGTCACCACGTTCTTGCTGCTGGGCCGCTACTTGGAAGCCCGGTCGAAAGCGAAAGCCGGCGACGCGCTGATGGCACTGTTGAACCTCGGCGCGAAGCACGCCACCGTGCTGCGGCACGGCGAGGAATTCAAGATCCCAGCCGAACAGCTGGCGGTCGGTGAGGTGTTCGTCGTCCGGCCGGGTGAGAAGCTGCCCGCCGACGGCGAAGTCCTGGAAGGCCATTCCGCCATTGACACGTCCTTGGTCACCGGGGAGTCGGTTCCGGTCGAGGTGGCGCCGGGCGACCCGGTCACAGGCGCCACGATCAACGCCTCGGGACGGATTCTGGTCCGCGCCACCCGGGTCGGCAGCGAGACGACCCTGGCCCAGATGGGCCGGCTGGTCAGTCAGGCGCAGAGTTCCAAGGCCCCGATCGCCAGGCTCGCCGATCGGATCAGTTCGGTCTTCGTGCCGGTGGTGCTCGGCATCGCCGTGCTCACCTTTGCACTCTGGTGGATCCTGAGCGGAGATCTACAAGCTGCTTTCACCGCCGCGGTGGCGGTACTGGTGATCGCCTGCCCTTGCGCCTTGGGTTTGGCGACTCCGGTGGCCCTGCTCGCCGGGACCGGCCGGGGCGCCCAACTGGGCATCCTGATCAAGGGGCCCCAAGTACTCGAAGACACCCGGACCGTGGACACCATCGTGCTCGACAAAACCGGCACCGTGACCAGTGGGCAGCTCGCCGTCAGCGCAGTGGAACCGGCAGCCGGAATGGACCGCGAGCAGCTCCTGGCCCTGGCCGGCGCCCTGGAGCAGGGCAGCGAACACCCGGTGGCCAAAGCGATCATCGCGGCCGCGGCCGGCCCGCTCAATCCGGTCACGGATTTCCAGGCGACCGCCGGTGGCGGCATCCGGGGCGCGGTGGCCGGCCGCGCGGTACTCGCCGGCACTGCGGATTTCCTAAAGCGCAACGGAGTAGCCGCCGGGGCGCCCAGCCAGGCCGTGGGCACCCAGTTCCAGGTGGCCGTCGGCGGTGTTTTCGCCGGAACCATCGTGCTCGCCGACTCCGTGAAGCCCGGCTCCGCTGCCGCGATCGAGAAATTGCGTGCCCTCGGCCTGCGCCCGCTGCTGCTCACCGGGGACAATGCCGGGAGCGCCGCGGAAGTCGCGGCCGCCGTCGGCATTCCGGCTGTCGACGTGCATGCCGGGGTACGGCCGGAAGGCAAGGTCGCCGTCGTACGCGGGCTCCAGGCCGGCGGCGCCACGGTCGCGATGGCCGGCGACGGTGTGAACGACGCCGCAGCATTGGCGCAAGCGGATCTGGGCATTGCCATGGGTTCCGGAACCGACGTCGCGATCGAAGCCGCAGACCTGACCGTCATGGGCAACGATCTGGCCCAGGTGGCCACCGCGATCGGCCTTTCCCGGGCCACCCTGCGAACCATCAAAGTGAACCTGTTCTGGGCGTTCGCCTACAACACTTTGGGCATTCCAGTGGCCGCACTCGGTCTGCTCAACCCGATGATCGCCGGCATCGCGATGGCCGCGAGTTCAGTCCTGGTGGTGGCCAACTCGCTGCGCTTGCGCAGCTTCGGCCGGTAA
- a CDS encoding EamA family transporter produces MNTTSRTALSGLGLALASAAAFGFSGTFAKSLFESGWSSGAAALGRIGGAAIVMLVPVVFVLVRRWASVCGSLWRIAVYGMVPIALCQLFFFNAVQHLSVGVALLLEYLSPVLLVLYSWALTRRSPRVLTIAGALSAIGGLFLVLDLNGSQSIDVVGVLWGLAAAVCSAFYFIMSARADDVVPPVLMAGGGMVFGALLIGILGLTGLMPLTMSTSDVVFAGQRVSWLVPLLGLVLLSTVFSYVFGIMGVRRLGTRIASFVSLVEVLFAVLWAWLLLAELPRTIQLLGGLLIVLGVVLVRVGELRQADSAGPDAGHDPAAEWTPEASALPDRNPAGEELLPAEAAQAQRVGHHQD; encoded by the coding sequence ATGAACACCACTTCGCGCACGGCGTTGTCCGGTCTGGGACTCGCTTTGGCTTCGGCTGCGGCCTTCGGCTTTTCCGGCACCTTCGCGAAGTCGCTCTTCGAATCCGGCTGGTCCTCCGGAGCCGCCGCGCTGGGCCGGATCGGCGGTGCTGCAATCGTCATGCTGGTCCCGGTGGTTTTCGTCCTGGTGCGTCGATGGGCAAGTGTGTGCGGATCGCTGTGGCGGATCGCGGTATACGGCATGGTGCCGATCGCTTTGTGCCAATTGTTCTTCTTCAACGCGGTGCAGCACCTCTCCGTGGGTGTTGCGCTGCTGCTGGAATACCTTTCCCCGGTGTTGCTGGTGCTGTACAGCTGGGCGTTGACCCGGCGCAGCCCCCGGGTGTTGACCATTGCGGGCGCGCTGAGCGCCATCGGCGGCTTGTTCCTGGTGCTCGACCTGAACGGCAGCCAGTCGATCGACGTCGTCGGGGTGCTTTGGGGCCTGGCCGCGGCGGTCTGTTCCGCGTTCTACTTCATCATGTCCGCCCGGGCGGACGATGTGGTTCCGCCGGTGTTGATGGCCGGTGGCGGAATGGTCTTCGGCGCGCTGCTGATCGGCATCTTGGGCCTGACCGGGTTGATGCCGCTGACCATGAGCACCTCGGATGTGGTTTTCGCCGGTCAGCGGGTCAGCTGGCTGGTGCCGTTATTGGGTTTGGTGCTGCTGAGCACGGTGTTCTCCTATGTCTTCGGCATCATGGGCGTGCGTCGCTTGGGCACTCGGATCGCCTCTTTCGTTTCCCTCGTGGAAGTGCTCTTCGCGGTGCTCTGGGCTTGGCTGCTGTTGGCCGAATTGCCGCGCACGATCCAGCTCCTGGGTGGGCTCCTGATCGTGCTCGGGGTGGTTCTGGTCCGGGTCGGCGAGCTGCGCCAGGCGGACTCTGCGGGCCCGGACGCGGGGCACGATCCGGCAGCCGAGTGGACGCCGGAGGCTTCGGCATTGCCGGACCGGAACCCGGCGGGGGAAGAACTATTACCGGCCGAAGCTGCGCAAGCGCAGCGAGTTGGCCACCACCAGGACTGA
- a CDS encoding CGNR zinc finger domain-containing protein, producing MVFAHDTEDALRGVAALVNTGANADSLRTFDELDEFVQAQQYSGSRTHDAAELRGVLALRSRLAGLWSAPEDVMVQETNAILREAKALPQLVKHDGLDWHLHATAPEAELAVRIGVEAAMALTDVVRAGELARLRICAAEDCHAVVLDLSKNRSRRFCDTGNCANRTHVAAYRARKASA from the coding sequence ATGGTCTTTGCTCATGACACGGAGGACGCGCTGCGCGGCGTCGCGGCCTTGGTCAACACCGGCGCGAATGCCGACTCCCTGCGCACATTCGACGAGCTGGACGAGTTCGTCCAAGCGCAGCAGTACAGCGGCTCCAGGACCCACGACGCGGCCGAATTGCGTGGCGTGCTGGCTTTGCGCAGCCGGCTCGCCGGGCTCTGGAGTGCCCCCGAGGACGTGATGGTGCAGGAAACCAACGCGATCCTGCGCGAAGCGAAAGCCCTGCCGCAATTGGTGAAGCACGACGGCTTGGATTGGCACCTGCACGCGACCGCACCGGAAGCGGAACTCGCCGTGCGGATCGGCGTCGAGGCAGCCATGGCGTTGACCGATGTGGTCCGGGCCGGCGAATTGGCGCGGCTGAGGATCTGCGCTGCGGAGGACTGCCACGCCGTGGTGCTGGATCTGTCCAAGAACCGTTCCCGCCGGTTCTGCGACACCGGCAACTGCGCGAACCGGACGCACGTGGCGGCCTACCGGGCCCGGAAGGCCTCCGCCTAG
- a CDS encoding carbohydrate ABC transporter permease, which translates to MTAQLTSPPKTRAASGALDLRKPKTSTGDKVVGGVSHTILVIWSVIVVLPLLWTLLSSFKTSSEIFDSPFALPKVWRFENYANAWTDSKIGGAFLSTIIVVGCSLVLVMLLGSMCAYVLARFKFWGSRAIYIGMLAGLTFPIFLAIVPLFGILQSLGLLGTHLGLILVFVSFALPFTVFFLFSFFKSLPFEIGEAAAIDGAGEWRTFFQVMLPMARPGLASVAILNFVGLWNQYLLAVALNARVPENRLLSQVLGAFATGANYNVNYGSLFAAVVITVVPVLIVYVIFQRQLQGSVSQGTMK; encoded by the coding sequence ATGACTGCTCAATTGACTTCACCGCCGAAAACCCGGGCCGCATCAGGGGCTTTGGATCTGCGCAAGCCCAAGACCAGCACCGGGGACAAGGTCGTTGGCGGCGTTTCGCACACGATTTTGGTGATCTGGTCGGTCATCGTGGTGCTGCCGTTGCTCTGGACTTTGTTGAGCTCGTTCAAGACCAGCTCCGAGATTTTCGACTCCCCCTTCGCCTTGCCCAAGGTTTGGCGATTTGAGAACTATGCGAACGCCTGGACGGATTCGAAGATCGGCGGGGCATTCCTCAGCACGATCATCGTCGTCGGCTGTTCCTTGGTTCTGGTGATGCTGCTTGGCTCAATGTGCGCCTACGTCTTGGCGCGGTTCAAGTTCTGGGGCAGTCGCGCCATCTACATCGGAATGCTTGCTGGTCTGACGTTTCCAATCTTTTTGGCCATTGTTCCGTTGTTCGGAATCTTGCAGAGTCTAGGCCTTTTGGGCACCCATCTTGGGCTGATCCTGGTCTTCGTCTCGTTCGCGCTCCCGTTCACGGTCTTCTTCCTGTTCTCCTTCTTCAAATCTCTGCCCTTCGAGATCGGTGAAGCCGCTGCGATCGACGGAGCCGGGGAGTGGCGGACCTTTTTCCAAGTCATGCTGCCGATGGCGCGGCCTGGATTGGCATCCGTGGCGATTCTGAACTTCGTGGGCTTGTGGAACCAATATCTGCTCGCCGTGGCCTTGAACGCCAGGGTTCCGGAGAATCGACTGCTTTCACAAGTTTTGGGCGCGTTCGCGACCGGTGCGAACTACAACGTCAACTACGGCTCATTGTTCGCCGCGGTAGTGATCACCGTAGTCCCGGTGCTGATCGTCTATGTCATCTTCCAACGCCAGCTGCAAGGTTCAGTGTCGCAGGGAACGATGAAGTAA
- a CDS encoding carbohydrate ABC transporter permease, translated as MTSVPLKPSAGGDDNVATRRGGRKKLTWDKVSFFLVFLGLPLALYLFFVVSPFVQAIYYSLTNWSGFTTNFTFVGLDNFVKVFQDELFMKALLNNVILAVIVPIVTIVIALIFSTMVTIGGPSRGQIRGLKGSSFYRVVSFFPYVIPAIAIGIIWAQVYTPNGGLLNSILGLFGIEGSNWLGSASTAMGASIFVIIWGLVGFYMVLFIAAIKGVPAEIYEAARIDGAGRFRLAVSITIPLIRDNVQTAFIYMGILALDAFVYMAALNPDGGPENSTWVMAQNLLRTAFTKGSFGLACAMAVIAALLTLCFAGLVFLVNKLTGGSKDTSY; from the coding sequence GTGACTTCTGTTCCATTGAAGCCATCGGCGGGTGGCGACGACAACGTCGCCACCCGCCGTGGCGGCAGGAAGAAGCTCACCTGGGACAAGGTGAGTTTCTTCCTGGTGTTCCTGGGCTTGCCGCTGGCGTTGTACTTGTTTTTCGTAGTCTCCCCGTTTGTTCAGGCGATCTACTATTCATTGACCAACTGGTCCGGCTTTACGACGAACTTCACGTTCGTGGGGCTCGACAACTTTGTCAAAGTTTTCCAAGACGAACTGTTCATGAAGGCCCTGCTGAACAACGTGATTCTGGCGGTCATCGTGCCGATCGTCACGATCGTCATCGCTTTGATCTTTTCCACGATGGTGACCATTGGCGGGCCGAGTCGGGGACAGATCCGGGGTCTGAAGGGTTCAAGCTTCTACCGGGTGGTCTCATTCTTCCCCTATGTGATTCCGGCAATCGCCATCGGCATCATCTGGGCTCAGGTCTACACCCCGAATGGCGGGCTGTTGAACAGTATCCTCGGGCTATTCGGGATCGAGGGCTCGAATTGGCTGGGCTCGGCGAGCACTGCGATGGGCGCCAGCATTTTCGTCATCATCTGGGGCTTGGTGGGCTTCTACATGGTGCTGTTCATCGCGGCGATCAAAGGCGTGCCGGCGGAGATCTACGAAGCGGCCAGAATCGACGGTGCTGGTCGCTTCCGATTGGCGGTCTCGATCACCATCCCGTTGATTCGCGACAATGTACAAACGGCCTTCATCTACATGGGAATCCTGGCTCTGGATGCCTTCGTCTACATGGCGGCACTGAATCCTGACGGTGGTCCAGAGAATTCAACCTGGGTGATGGCGCAGAACCTGTTGCGGACGGCATTCACAAAAGGCAGTTTTGGCTTGGCTTGCGCCATGGCGGTCATCGCAGCGCTGTTGACCCTTTGCTTTGCCGGCTTGGTTTTCCTGGTGAACAAGCTCACCGGTGGAAGTAAGGACACCTCGTACTGA